One region of Chryseobacterium sp. C-71 genomic DNA includes:
- the polA gene encoding DNA polymerase I: MDATQDKRLFLIDAYAMIFRGYHAMSKNQRYTSSGMETTAIFGFMNSLIELIRKERPTHLAVIFDVGQASIRTNDYADYKANRSETPEAIKFAIPYIHRILEAMHVPSLGVEGYEADDVIGTIACKAEKENYTSFIVSGDKDFAQLVTDKIKLYKPGFRGGEISILGIEEVKARYGIEDPKQVIDFLAMMGDSSDNIPGLDGVGEKTAMKFLKEYGTIENLLANTHQLKGKLKEKIEASAERGILSKKLATIICDAPVEFHQEQYDLETPDFEKVKEIFDEIEFRRLYENLYRAFAPAETVTVKTTTVEKDGVIVSETEVSATETPQQKVARNVGQLDLFASFEELDQATSTKETIAENDHLYQFVDNPKAQKILVQNLLKQKAVCFDTETTSLNELEAELVGMSFSYKKGLAYYIPLSEDQGEVLQTLEIFRPFFEKEDLLKIAHNLKYDYKVLKQYDMTVKGAMFDTMIAHYLLNPDGRHGMDYLSEVYLNYKPVSIETIIGKKGKNQGNFRDADLRTQTDYAAEDADVTFQLYELFAPQLKKENLEDLFYNIEMPLMEVLAKMELEGISLDKKWLAQESIDLENDLRQLESKIFEISGEEFNMNSPRQLGDVLFDKMQLDPKAKKTKTGQYATSEDVLQKLASKHEIIQHILEYRTYQKLKSTYVDALPSQIDKDDNRVHTNFSQTTAATGRLASVNPNLQNIPIRTLRGQQIRGAFVSAEGKKIISADYSQIELRLIAEISGEDNMIKAFQDGEDIHASTAAKLFNIPLEEVSKTQRGQAKTVNFGILYGQGAFALAEQTGLSRSEAKQMIEAYYETYPKLKEYMAEQVKRARDIGYVETILGRKRHLKDINSGNFVVRAHAERNAVNAPIQGSAADVVKMAMIKIQKELEKEKLHTKMLLQVHDELVFESPIDEVEVATNIIKTEMENAIETQVPLLVEVGVGKNWLEAH; this comes from the coding sequence ATGGACGCAACACAGGACAAAAGGCTTTTTTTGATCGATGCTTATGCAATGATTTTCAGAGGATATCACGCAATGTCAAAAAACCAAAGGTATACTAGTTCCGGAATGGAAACAACAGCTATTTTTGGTTTTATGAATTCTCTTATTGAATTGATTAGAAAAGAAAGACCGACCCATCTAGCAGTAATTTTTGATGTCGGTCAGGCAAGTATTCGTACAAACGATTATGCAGATTATAAAGCCAATCGAAGTGAAACACCTGAAGCAATCAAATTTGCCATTCCTTACATTCACCGTATTTTAGAAGCTATGCATGTGCCGAGTTTGGGTGTTGAAGGCTACGAAGCTGATGACGTGATTGGTACAATTGCCTGTAAAGCAGAAAAGGAAAATTATACGAGTTTTATTGTAAGCGGAGACAAAGATTTTGCTCAATTGGTTACGGATAAAATTAAGTTGTATAAACCGGGTTTCAGAGGTGGTGAGATTTCGATTTTAGGCATAGAAGAAGTGAAAGCAAGATATGGAATTGAAGATCCGAAACAGGTGATTGATTTCTTGGCGATGATGGGTGATTCGTCTGATAATATTCCGGGCTTAGATGGTGTAGGAGAGAAAACTGCTATGAAATTTCTTAAAGAGTACGGTACCATCGAAAACCTTTTAGCCAATACTCATCAACTCAAAGGAAAGTTAAAAGAAAAAATAGAAGCTTCTGCCGAACGTGGAATTTTATCTAAAAAATTAGCGACCATCATCTGTGATGCTCCAGTAGAATTTCATCAAGAACAATATGATCTTGAAACTCCCGATTTTGAAAAAGTAAAAGAAATTTTCGACGAGATAGAATTCAGAAGACTGTATGAAAATCTTTACAGAGCATTCGCGCCAGCTGAAACAGTTACTGTGAAAACCACAACTGTCGAGAAAGATGGGGTTATTGTTAGTGAGACAGAAGTCTCAGCAACTGAAACACCTCAACAGAAAGTTGCAAGAAATGTAGGACAGCTTGATCTTTTTGCCAGTTTTGAGGAACTCGATCAGGCAACTTCTACCAAAGAAACCATCGCAGAAAACGATCATCTTTATCAGTTTGTAGATAATCCTAAAGCGCAGAAAATATTAGTTCAGAATCTTTTAAAACAGAAAGCTGTTTGTTTTGATACTGAAACCACTTCTCTGAACGAGCTGGAAGCGGAATTAGTCGGGATGAGCTTTTCATATAAAAAAGGTTTGGCATACTATATTCCGCTTTCGGAAGATCAGGGTGAAGTTTTACAGACACTCGAGATTTTCAGGCCGTTTTTTGAAAAAGAAGATTTACTGAAAATTGCTCACAACTTAAAGTACGATTACAAAGTTCTGAAGCAATACGATATGACCGTAAAAGGTGCAATGTTTGATACCATGATTGCCCATTACCTTTTAAATCCGGACGGACGACATGGGATGGATTATCTTTCAGAAGTTTATCTAAATTATAAACCTGTTTCCATCGAAACCATTATCGGTAAAAAAGGAAAAAATCAGGGCAATTTCAGAGATGCAGACTTAAGAACGCAGACTGATTATGCAGCTGAAGATGCTGATGTAACTTTCCAGTTGTACGAATTGTTTGCACCTCAATTGAAAAAAGAAAACCTTGAAGATCTTTTCTACAATATAGAAATGCCATTGATGGAAGTTCTTGCCAAAATGGAATTAGAAGGTATTTCTCTAGACAAAAAATGGCTTGCTCAGGAAAGCATCGACCTTGAGAATGATTTAAGACAATTAGAATCCAAAATATTTGAAATTTCCGGTGAAGAATTTAATATGAATTCCCCGAGACAGTTGGGAGACGTTCTGTTTGATAAAATGCAGCTTGACCCGAAAGCCAAAAAAACGAAAACCGGACAGTATGCAACTTCCGAAGATGTGCTTCAGAAATTAGCTTCAAAACACGAGATTATTCAGCATATTTTAGAGTACAGGACGTATCAGAAACTCAAATCAACTTATGTTGATGCATTACCGTCCCAAATTGATAAAGATGACAATCGTGTCCATACCAATTTCTCTCAAACAACTGCTGCAACAGGTCGTTTGGCGAGTGTAAACCCAAATTTACAGAATATTCCGATCCGTACATTGAGAGGTCAGCAAATCCGTGGAGCGTTTGTTTCCGCTGAAGGGAAGAAAATCATCTCTGCCGATTATTCTCAGATCGAATTGCGTCTGATTGCCGAAATTTCAGGTGAAGACAATATGATCAAAGCGTTTCAGGATGGTGAAGATATTCACGCTTCTACGGCGGCGAAATTATTTAATATTCCGTTGGAAGAAGTTTCAAAAACCCAGCGTGGACAAGCAAAAACCGTCAATTTTGGAATTTTATACGGTCAGGGAGCTTTTGCTTTGGCAGAACAAACCGGATTATCGAGATCTGAGGCCAAGCAGATGATAGAGGCGTATTACGAAACCTACCCGAAGTTGAAAGAATACATGGCGGAGCAAGTGAAAAGAGCTCGTGATATCGGTTATGTAGAAACGATTTTAGGAAGAAAACGTCACTTAAAAGATATCAACTCCGGAAATTTTGTGGTGCGAGCTCATGCCGAAAGAAATGCCGTAAATGCTCCCATTCAGGGAAGTGCAGCTGATGTTGTGAAAATGGCGATGATTAAAATTCAAAAAGAATTAGAGAAAGAAAAACTTCACACGAAAATGCTTCTTCAGGTACATGACGAATTGGTTTTCGAATCTCCAATTGATGAGGTAGAAGTAGCTACAAATATTATTAAAACCGAAATGGAAAATGCAATTGAAACACAAGTTCCTTTATTGGTTGAGGTTGGAGTAGGGAAGAATTGGCTGGAAGCGCATTAG
- a CDS encoding type VI secretion system Vgr family protein → MFQNNNSAKPEASKDSATSKAVNKASDKAKKSAGKMDVAGEKVSQAQSLAGTVKNSSAMFMNQNMQSNNPLTTEGKVWAKQPTSKIHNATAIPTSQILGINRVVKLDVIIEGKQIQHFKHFKLNQSAVKHHSFSLTLAHDTLGSSENHNLEEAQNFLGKRLTVIFKYKDVIDGPERNFVGVITEVGFSQDKGSLGNIVLTGFSPTVLLDAAPHIQSFGGAQEISLNSIADRVIKEGLGGSKFDFRVDAQHGNVSYSSQYEETHYNYLARIAEAYGEQFFYDGEVLHFGKLPPSEQPVKLTYGSSVSDVKIKMKARHVNPTFYGYNSSKNEKLTTGSSKINHSSDIAKRAYEISEKTFTTPSLRVAPIKASSFMDVDASQKGTAGSIASEVFVTSGTTTVPFLYPGCAADIEMRQSETNQTSYFTKLLMIEVSHEVDARGYYTGNFEAIAADCGYIPRPEFESPRADAQFAKVVSNTDPLNQGRVQIQFDWQSGQDTSEFIRVMTPDAGGSDKVSKNRGFMAIPEVGDQVVVNFAHQHPDRPFVMGGMFHGQVGGGGGTGNNIKSLSSRSGNKLELDDGAGSVFLTDQGGANMKFDGAGNATTNTNNDKTVTVGNNNSVNVANDNTVKAGNTSMINVGEASILQMDKSGKVSLTATTEFKIVVGASTIVIDKEGKITINGKEIIVDATKSINFSATNDTKLGGKNVNVTGSAEVQINGKKVNINK, encoded by the coding sequence ATGTTTCAGAATAATAACTCAGCAAAACCGGAAGCCTCCAAAGATTCAGCAACCTCAAAAGCTGTAAATAAAGCCAGTGATAAAGCTAAAAAATCGGCAGGTAAAATGGATGTTGCAGGTGAAAAGGTCTCTCAGGCACAATCGCTCGCCGGAACTGTAAAGAATTCTTCAGCAATGTTTATGAATCAGAATATGCAGTCAAATAATCCTCTCACGACCGAAGGAAAAGTTTGGGCAAAGCAGCCAACTTCAAAGATTCATAATGCAACAGCAATCCCTACCAGCCAGATTTTAGGCATCAACAGAGTTGTAAAGCTTGATGTGATTATTGAAGGAAAACAAATTCAGCATTTTAAACATTTTAAACTGAATCAAAGTGCTGTAAAGCATCATAGTTTTAGTCTGACTTTAGCTCATGATACCTTGGGAAGTTCAGAAAACCACAATTTAGAGGAAGCTCAGAATTTTTTAGGAAAAAGACTGACGGTTATTTTTAAATATAAAGATGTTATCGATGGTCCCGAAAGAAATTTTGTCGGCGTCATTACAGAAGTTGGTTTTAGTCAAGATAAAGGGAGTCTGGGAAATATTGTTCTCACAGGTTTCAGTCCGACGGTTCTTTTAGATGCTGCTCCGCACATTCAAAGTTTTGGCGGTGCACAGGAAATAAGTCTGAATAGTATTGCTGACCGTGTAATAAAAGAAGGTCTTGGCGGAAGCAAATTTGATTTTAGGGTAGACGCTCAACATGGAAATGTCTCCTACAGCTCACAATACGAAGAGACGCATTATAATTATTTAGCTAGAATTGCAGAAGCCTATGGCGAGCAGTTCTTTTATGATGGAGAAGTATTGCATTTTGGTAAACTTCCACCTTCGGAACAACCTGTAAAGCTTACTTACGGAAGCAGCGTCAGTGATGTTAAAATAAAAATGAAAGCTCGGCATGTAAATCCTACATTTTACGGCTATAACAGCAGTAAAAATGAAAAGCTGACAACGGGAAGTTCAAAAATAAATCATTCTTCAGATATTGCTAAAAGAGCTTATGAAATTTCTGAAAAAACATTTACTACACCATCATTAAGAGTTGCTCCGATTAAAGCATCTTCTTTCATGGACGTGGATGCTTCCCAAAAAGGAACGGCAGGAAGTATAGCTTCCGAGGTTTTTGTGACTTCAGGAACAACTACAGTTCCGTTTTTGTATCCGGGTTGTGCTGCAGATATTGAGATGCGGCAATCTGAGACTAATCAAACCTCATATTTTACGAAACTTCTGATGATAGAAGTCTCGCATGAAGTAGATGCTAGAGGATATTACACCGGAAACTTTGAAGCTATAGCAGCAGACTGCGGATATATTCCACGACCTGAGTTTGAAAGTCCGAGAGCAGATGCACAGTTTGCAAAAGTTGTTTCTAATACAGATCCTTTGAACCAAGGAAGAGTTCAGATACAGTTTGACTGGCAGAGTGGTCAGGATACTTCAGAATTTATCAGAGTAATGACACCTGATGCCGGAGGAAGCGATAAAGTGAGCAAAAATCGAGGCTTTATGGCAATTCCCGAAGTGGGAGATCAGGTTGTTGTTAATTTTGCTCACCAACATCCAGACAGACCATTTGTGATGGGCGGAATGTTTCACGGGCAAGTAGGAGGCGGTGGCGGAACCGGAAATAATATTAAAAGTTTAAGCAGTAGAAGTGGCAATAAACTGGAACTAGATGATGGTGCTGGTTCTGTATTTCTTACCGATCAAGGCGGTGCAAATATGAAATTTGACGGTGCCGGAAATGCTACAACGAACACAAATAATGATAAAACCGTAACAGTAGGAAATAATAATTCGGTAAATGTTGCCAATGATAATACGGTAAAAGCCGGAAATACAAGCATGATTAATGTGGGTGAAGCCTCAATCCTTCAGATGGATAAATCGGGTAAAGTGTCACTCACTGCGACGACTGAATTTAAAATTGTAGTAGGCGCAAGCACCATTGTCATTGATAAGGAAGGTAAAATTACAATCAATGGTAAAGAAATCATCGTTGATGCCACAAAATCGATTAATTTTTCAGCAACAAACGATACAAAACTAGGAGGTAAAAATGTAAATGTAACGGGAAGCGCAGAAGTTCAGATTAATGGTAAAAAAGTAAATATTAATAAATAA
- a CDS encoding polymorphic toxin-type HINT domain-containing protein, whose translation MADEQYLTEKHYVVCDKGMAPKKMKVTSQNFVTFSGDKAATELDTLKGNNFICLGKTAFIAGAVAGIAVGICAMIPGPGWLVAAIIAAAILAAVAIGALKCKAAADTRKWTNTAQRFSIEDKKALTLSSVMMCPAEGGTITPKETAWEAWGSAALTNLGHVANFAFGFLAGRGAVGMVGGATGATTAAGVTGARQTAVTFGREFGRQFANTARKELVEQFTFKGFKNASLFCKTMRGLGIGGAYYEQYNIWSSDKSALEKLQESGVSLILGIFAAKGATLVCFPEGTKVHTQNGLANIEDLYEGDLVLTFNEETKQQEYKPILTKHERFTQQMLSLELPTGEFVRVTPEHRFFCNDEWIEAGNLKAGDLLHLKGGDYTTVISIETLPHYGKVYNFDIEDNENYYVTEDGILVHNGYAAGSPEHKAQAWDDYQARGGEWDYNRWSNTYEANMQNANRGNAAADNYHNELGWGAREQTVKVEINGQTVNRRLDIADVDAKMGVEVKSGNYFSRTEDIMSEIERDRELVRQGWDIEWKIEGGASQPLLDELRDAGINVTHIK comes from the coding sequence ATGGCAGACGAACAATATCTTACCGAAAAACACTACGTTGTTTGCGATAAAGGGATGGCACCCAAAAAGATGAAAGTTACAAGCCAGAATTTTGTAACCTTTAGCGGGGATAAAGCTGCCACAGAGCTTGATACTTTAAAAGGGAATAACTTTATCTGTCTTGGCAAAACTGCATTCATCGCAGGAGCTGTAGCGGGAATTGCTGTGGGAATTTGTGCAATGATTCCCGGACCGGGTTGGCTTGTTGCCGCCATTATTGCAGCTGCCATTTTAGCTGCTGTTGCTATAGGTGCTTTGAAATGTAAAGCCGCCGCGGATACTAGAAAATGGACGAATACTGCACAAAGATTTTCAATAGAAGACAAAAAAGCCCTTACACTGTCCTCCGTTATGATGTGTCCTGCGGAAGGAGGTACCATCACCCCAAAAGAAACCGCATGGGAGGCCTGGGGAAGTGCAGCACTCACTAATCTTGGTCACGTTGCCAATTTTGCTTTTGGTTTTCTTGCCGGCCGTGGTGCGGTAGGAATGGTAGGAGGTGCAACAGGTGCTACTACAGCCGCAGGAGTTACCGGAGCACGGCAGACCGCAGTTACATTCGGTCGTGAATTTGGTCGTCAGTTTGCTAATACAGCACGAAAAGAATTAGTCGAACAGTTTACTTTTAAAGGATTCAAAAATGCATCACTCTTCTGTAAAACCATGCGTGGACTGGGAATTGGCGGAGCTTATTACGAACAGTACAATATCTGGAGCAGTGACAAAAGTGCCCTGGAAAAATTGCAGGAAAGCGGTGTGAGTCTTATACTAGGTATTTTTGCTGCAAAAGGGGCAACATTGGTTTGTTTTCCTGAAGGAACCAAAGTTCATACCCAAAATGGTTTGGCAAATATTGAAGATTTATACGAAGGAGATTTAGTACTCACCTTTAATGAAGAAACGAAACAGCAGGAATATAAACCCATACTTACAAAACACGAAAGATTTACCCAGCAAATGCTTTCTTTGGAACTGCCAACCGGAGAATTCGTACGTGTCACTCCTGAGCACAGATTTTTCTGCAATGATGAATGGATAGAAGCCGGAAATCTTAAAGCTGGAGATTTATTACATTTAAAAGGTGGTGATTATACCACAGTTATCAGCATAGAAACCTTGCCTCATTACGGAAAAGTTTATAATTTTGATATTGAAGACAATGAGAATTATTATGTAACTGAAGATGGCATTTTGGTACATAATGGGTATGCTGCAGGTTCTCCGGAACATAAAGCTCAGGCGTGGGATGATTATCAGGCAAGAGGGGGTGAGTGGGATTATAACCGCTGGAGCAATACTTATGAAGCAAATATGCAGAATGCCAATAGAGGGAATGCTGCTGCTGATAATTATCACAATGAATTGGGATGGGGAGCAAGAGAACAGACTGTTAAAGTTGAAATAAACGGACAAACTGTTAACAGAAGATTAGATATAGCAGATGTTGATGCTAAGATGGGAGTTGAGGTTAAATCTGGAAATTATTTTTCAAGAACGGAAGATATCATGTCAGAAATTGAAAGAGATAGAGAACTTGTAAGACAGGGTTGGGATATCGAATGGAAAATAGAAGGAGGTGCCAGTCAGCCATTATTAGATGAACTGAGAGACGCAGGAATAAACGTTACACATATTAAATAA